The Bdellovibrio sp. NC01 genome includes the window CTCATCGTGACGATACCTATCTGCAAGATGTGACCGTCTTTAAAAAATATTTGATCCTGGATGAACGCAAGAATGGACTGACGCAAATCCATGTGACCGATCGCCATGGCAATAATTCTTATTATATCCCATTTGCCGATCAAAGCTTCATGGCTGGCGTCGGTGATAATCGCGAATACGATAGCGAGACGCTACGTTTCGAGTATGAATCAATGCGTTTACCACCGTCGGTATTTGATATTAATTTGGTCACTCATAAACAAGAGCTTAAAAAAACGCACGAAGTTCCGAACTATAATCCCGAGCACTATCGTACCGAGCGAATCTTCATCACAGCTCGCGACGGTGTGAAAGTTCCGGTGTCGCTCATCATGCGCAAAGACTTTCATAAAGACGGTACCGCACCCCTGTTGATTTATGGTTATGGTTCTTATGGCGCGAACATGGACCCATGGTTTAGCTCAGATGTCTTCAGCCTTGTAGATCGCGGTTTTGTTTTTGCTCGCGCGCATATTCGTGGCGGTTCTGAAATGGGTCGTGACTGGTACGACACTGGCAGAACCTTACATAAGAAAAACACGTTCTTTGATTTTATCGACACAACGGATGCGCTGGTGAAAGAACGTTATGCGAATCCCAAAAAGCTTTATGCCATGGGTGGCAGTGCAGGCGGTTTGTTGATGGGTGCGGTTATGAATCTTCGTCCCGATCTTTATCATGGCGTGGTCGCACAAGTGCCCTTCGTTGATGTCATCACAACGATGCTTGACGACTCTATTCCGCTGACAACGGGTGAATACGATGAATGGGGTAATCCGAATGAAAAGATGTATTACGATTACATCAAAACGTATTCGCCTTACGATAACGTGGTCGATGCAAAATATCCGAATGTGCTAGTGACGACGGGCTTACACGATTCCCAAGTGCAATACTGGGAGCCCGCGAAATGGGTACCGAAGTTACGTGAACACAATAAGGGCAACAGCGTGATTCTGCTAAAAACCGATATGGATGCAGGACATGGTGGAGCTTCGGGACGCTTTGATCAGTTAAAAGAAACCGCAACCGAATATGCTTTCATCTTGATGCTTGAGAAATAAAAAAAGCCCTCTTCCGACAAAGAAGAGGGCTTTTTTCTTTTTGAACAGTTTGATTACATCAATTTGCGCAATACGTACTGAAGGATGCCACCGTTTTTGTAGTATTCCAACTCAACGGCTGTATCGATACGTGATCTTGCTTTGATTGTCTCTTTAGAGCCATTCGCACGAGTCACCACGACATTCAATTCTTCTTGCGGCTTCATTGTTTCAACACCTTGGATGTCGAAAGTTTCAGTGCCGTCGAAGTGCAAAGATTTTCTGTCTTGGCCGCCAGTGAATTGCAGCGGCAACACACCCATACCGACTAAGTTCGAACGATGGATACGTTCAAAACTTTCAGCCAATACGGCTTTCACGCCCAATAGATTTGTACCTTTAGCTGCCCAGTCACGAGAAGAACCCGTGCCGTACTCTTTCCCTGCGATAACCACAAGCGGAGTATGATCTGCCTTGTACTTCATTGCAGCATCATAGATCGACATCGTCTCACCCGTTGGCGCATATTTCGTATTGCCACCTTCAGCACCACCCAACATTTCATTCTTAATACGGATGTTAGCGAAAGTACCACGCACCATCACTTCATCGTTACCACGGCGTGAACCGTACGAGTTGAAATCAATCGGTTGCACACCTTTTGAAATCAAGAAACGACCTGCAGGAGAATCTTTTTTAATACTGCCCGCTGGAGAGATATGGTCTGTCGTGATTGAATCGCCAAGAACCGCAAGAACTCTTGCGCCATTGATACCTTTCAATGCGCTTGGAGCTTTCTGCATGCCCGCAAAATACGGTGGATTCTTGATGTATGTACTTTCATCCCACGAATAAGTTTGTGACTCTGTTGTTTTGATTTTCTTCCAATCTTCAGTGCCATCGAATACGTTACCGTAACGAGACGTGAATTGGCGAACTTCAACCGCATGGTTCACAGCATCTTGGATTTCTTTATTTGTCGGCCAGATGTCTTTCAAATACACATCGTTGCCGTGGCTATCGTGTCCCAAAGAATCACGAGTGATATCAACCAGCATGCTACCCGCAATCGCGTGGGCAACCACCAACATTGGCGACGCCAAATAGTTGGCTTTTACATTCGGATTGATACGACCTTCGAAGTTACGGTTACCAGAAAGGACAGACGCCACAACCAAGTTGCCTTTTTCAACTGCATTAGCAATTGGTGTCGGAAGTGGACCCGAGTTACCGATACAAGTCGTGCAACCATAACCCACAAGGTTAAAGCCCAAATGATCAAGATATTTTTGTACGCCTGATTTTTCCAAATAATCGCTAACAACTTGTGAGCCCGGAGCTAAAGACGTTTTGACCCAAGGTTTTACTTTCAAACCTTTTTCAACTGCCTTCTTCGCAACTAAACCGGCACCGATCATCACTGAAGGATTTGAAGTATTCGTACAGCTTGTGATCGCGGCGATTACAACATCACCGTGACCTACTTTGTAAGCTTCACCTTCGACAGTGGCAGCAGACGCCTCTTTAGAAGCTTTGCCTGCATCCACTGCAAAACCCGCAGTCAATTGTTTATGGAAATCATTTTTAGCATCCGTCAAAAGCACACGGTCTTGAGGACGCTTCGGCCCTGCAAGTGAAGGCACCACTTCAGACAAATTCAATTTCAATGTGTCAGAGAATGCGAAGTGTTCATCGTCGTCTGTGCGCCACATGCCGCACTCTTTAGCGTATGATTCTACGATGGAAACAGTTTCGTTATCACGGCCGCTTAATTTCAAGTACTTGATTGTTTCTTCATCAATTGGGAAGAAACCGCAAGTTGCGCCGTACTCTGGAGCCATGTTGGCGATGGTTGCACGGTCAGCAAGCGAAAGGCCGGCAAGACCTGGGCCATAGAATTCTACGAACTTACCAACAACACCTTTTTTACGAAGCATTTGAGTCACAGTCAGAACCAAGTCGGTTGCTGTGGCACCTTCGTTGAGTTTGCCTTCCAAACGGAAGCCAATCACTTCAGGGATCAACATCGTCAACGGTTGACCTAACATCACCGCTTCCGCTTCGATACCACCGACACCCCAACCAAGAGCCGCCATACCGTTCACCATTGTCGTATGCGAATCCGTTCCGACAAGAGTATCTGGGAAGGCATAATCTCCAAGGTGACCTTTTGCGTGCCAGATTGTTTTTGCGATGTATTCAAGATTTACCTGATGGCAAATACCTGTGCCCGGAGGAACCACTTTGAAATTACGGAAAGCTTTCTGCCCCCATTTCAAAAAGTTGTAGCGTTCGTTATTTCTTTCGAACTCCATTTTCACGTTTTCTTCAAACGATGACGGAGAACCGAATGAATCCACCATCACCGAGTGGTCGATCACAAGATCTACCGGTACAAGTGGATTGATTTTCGTTGGATCACCACCCAACGCTTTCATCGCGTCACGCATAGCTGCTAAGTCAACAACCGCTGGAACGCCGGTGAAGTCTTGCATCAAGACGCGCGCAGGGAAGAATGAAATTTCACGAGATAAAGAAGATTTGTCTAAGCTTAACAAAGAATCGATATCTTCTTTTGTTACGTGCACACCGTCTTCGTGACGAAGCAAGTTTTCAAGAAGCACACGCAAAGACATCGGCAACTTTTTCAAGTTTGGATGCGATATCTTTTTCTGATTGAAGATGATGTATTCTTTGGAACCGACTTTGAGTTTGTCTTTAGTTTTGAAACTATCTTTAGATTGAACCAACATGAGAGCCTCCGCTCTCAATTCCACTCCCCACGAAGGAATTTATCAAGCCAAAAGGCAGCGATCTGGGTTTTCACATCCGTCACTTTTCCGTCACGCACCATTTGCATAAGGTCTTTGGGATCAACTTCGGTGACCTCAAGAAATTCTCCGTGATCGAGCTTTTGTTCAACATGAGTTAAATTTTTCGCAAGGTACAAATCAATGTGTTCATCCGAATAGCCGATGACGGGATGAATCGTGGTCAAGAAGGTCCAAT containing:
- a CDS encoding S9 family peptidase, with product MHQFPQDHPHPDKNPHRLEKHGDVRQDDYYWLKERENPKVISYLKAENDYTDRVMAPVKDLEAKLFTELKSRVKEDESSVPVRSHGYYYYGRYEVGQQYPLYARKKGSLEAAEEMLLNVPELAKGHSFYQSTGPMMSPNQNIMAYAVDTVGRRFFTLYFKDLKTGKMLPDKIEDISPNLVWAADNETVFYTQQHPETLRTEKVFRYSLKTHKSEEVYFEKDETYSVHVYKSLSEKFIYIASYSTLTTEVQYLATDKPFDKFKVFSKRKRGHEYSVSDGDNAFYIVTNSNAKNFRLMTTDLAHTDSKYWKEVIPHRDDTYLQDVTVFKKYLILDERKNGLTQIHVTDRHGNNSYYIPFADQSFMAGVGDNREYDSETLRFEYESMRLPPSVFDINLVTHKQELKKTHEVPNYNPEHYRTERIFITARDGVKVPVSLIMRKDFHKDGTAPLLIYGYGSYGANMDPWFSSDVFSLVDRGFVFARAHIRGGSEMGRDWYDTGRTLHKKNTFFDFIDTTDALVKERYANPKKLYAMGGSAGGLLMGAVMNLRPDLYHGVVAQVPFVDVITTMLDDSIPLTTGEYDEWGNPNEKMYYDYIKTYSPYDNVVDAKYPNVLVTTGLHDSQVQYWEPAKWVPKLREHNKGNSVILLKTDMDAGHGGASGRFDQLKETATEYAFILMLEK
- the acnA gene encoding aconitate hydratase AcnA, with translation MLVQSKDSFKTKDKLKVGSKEYIIFNQKKISHPNLKKLPMSLRVLLENLLRHEDGVHVTKEDIDSLLSLDKSSLSREISFFPARVLMQDFTGVPAVVDLAAMRDAMKALGGDPTKINPLVPVDLVIDHSVMVDSFGSPSSFEENVKMEFERNNERYNFLKWGQKAFRNFKVVPPGTGICHQVNLEYIAKTIWHAKGHLGDYAFPDTLVGTDSHTTMVNGMAALGWGVGGIEAEAVMLGQPLTMLIPEVIGFRLEGKLNEGATATDLVLTVTQMLRKKGVVGKFVEFYGPGLAGLSLADRATIANMAPEYGATCGFFPIDEETIKYLKLSGRDNETVSIVESYAKECGMWRTDDDEHFAFSDTLKLNLSEVVPSLAGPKRPQDRVLLTDAKNDFHKQLTAGFAVDAGKASKEASAATVEGEAYKVGHGDVVIAAITSCTNTSNPSVMIGAGLVAKKAVEKGLKVKPWVKTSLAPGSQVVSDYLEKSGVQKYLDHLGFNLVGYGCTTCIGNSGPLPTPIANAVEKGNLVVASVLSGNRNFEGRINPNVKANYLASPMLVVAHAIAGSMLVDITRDSLGHDSHGNDVYLKDIWPTNKEIQDAVNHAVEVRQFTSRYGNVFDGTEDWKKIKTTESQTYSWDESTYIKNPPYFAGMQKAPSALKGINGARVLAVLGDSITTDHISPAGSIKKDSPAGRFLISKGVQPIDFNSYGSRRGNDEVMVRGTFANIRIKNEMLGGAEGGNTKYAPTGETMSIYDAAMKYKADHTPLVVIAGKEYGTGSSRDWAAKGTNLLGVKAVLAESFERIHRSNLVGMGVLPLQFTGGQDRKSLHFDGTETFDIQGVETMKPQEELNVVVTRANGSKETIKARSRIDTAVELEYYKNGGILQYVLRKLM